In the genome of Pseudoliparis swirei isolate HS2019 ecotype Mariana Trench chromosome 3, NWPU_hadal_v1, whole genome shotgun sequence, one region contains:
- the pigl gene encoding N-acetylglucosaminyl-phosphatidylinositol de-N-acetylase isoform X3 — translation MRARSFNVVLTFDGSGVSSHANHTAIHKAVSRLAFTGQVPNDCRLLSLVTVGLLRKYISFLELPFSWLLPSSLRCIVGPQGYRRAKDAMFCHRSQLLWFRYLYIIFSRYMFVNTFQMIPQGPTNLKMY, via the exons ATGAGAGCTCGCTCCTTCAACGTG GTGCTGACCTTCGATGGGAGCGGAGTGAGCAGCCATGCCAATCATACAGCCATCCATAAAGCTGTCAG CCGTCTCGCTTTCACCGGACAAGTACCCAATG ACTGCCGTTTGCTCTCCCTGGTGACCGTTGGCCTCCTCAGGAAGTACATCTCCTTCCTGGAGCTCCCCTTCAGCTGGCTGCTGCCCTCAAGCCTCCGCTGCATTGTCGGCCCACAGGGCTACAGGCGAGCCAAA gatGCCATGTTTTGCCACCGCTCTCAACTCCTGTGGTTTCGTTACCTCTACATCATCTTCTCGCGCTACATGTTCGTCAACACGTTCCAAATGATCCCACAAGGACCGACCAACCTGAAGATGTATTGA
- the cenpv gene encoding centromere protein V produces MKMALVKHAGGCHCGAVRFEVLSSPDLHVFQCNCSICTKKQNHHFIVPKNLFTLLKGSDNLTTYTFNTQVARHTFCQTCGVQSFYTPRSNPDGYGVAPHCLDPGTVRSVTVEPFGGEKWEESMQAHKKIRGMSKH; encoded by the exons ATGAA GATGGCTCTTGTGAAACACGCGGGCGGCTGCCACTGTGGGGCTGTTAGATTTGAAGTCTTAAGTTCTCCGGACCTCCATGTTTTCCAGTGCAA CTGCAGCATTtgcacaaagaaacaaaaccaTCATTTCATTGTGCCAAAAAATCTCTTCACACTCTTAAAG GGCTCCGATAATCTGACCACATACACCTTTAACACTCAAGTTGCCAGGCACACCTTCTGTCAAACCTGTGGAGTCCAAAGTTTCTACACGCCGCGCTCCAACCCTGATGGATACG GCGTTGCTCCGCACTGTCTGGATCCAGGTACCGTCCGCAGTGTCACGGTGGAGCCGTTCGGTGGTGAGAAGTGGGAAGAAAGCATGCAGGCTCACAAGAAGATCAGAGGCATGTCCAAACACTAA
- the pigl gene encoding N-acetylglucosaminyl-phosphatidylinositol de-N-acetylase isoform X2: MNKNKQKLPDDPKAEWSVSLVSSIIAQHMRARSFNVVLTFDGSGVSSHANHTAIHKAVSRLAFTGQVPNDCRLLSLVTVGLLRKYISFLELPFSWLLPSSLRCIVGPQGYRRAKDAMFCHRSQLLWFRYLYIIFSRYMFVNTFQMIPQGPTNLKMY, from the exons AAAGCTTCCAGACGACCCCAAAGCAGAATGGAGCGTCTCACTGGTCTCCTCTATAATCGCGCAGCACATGAGAGCTCGCTCCTTCAACGTG GTGCTGACCTTCGATGGGAGCGGAGTGAGCAGCCATGCCAATCATACAGCCATCCATAAAGCTGTCAG CCGTCTCGCTTTCACCGGACAAGTACCCAATG ACTGCCGTTTGCTCTCCCTGGTGACCGTTGGCCTCCTCAGGAAGTACATCTCCTTCCTGGAGCTCCCCTTCAGCTGGCTGCTGCCCTCAAGCCTCCGCTGCATTGTCGGCCCACAGGGCTACAGGCGAGCCAAA gatGCCATGTTTTGCCACCGCTCTCAACTCCTGTGGTTTCGTTACCTCTACATCATCTTCTCGCGCTACATGTTCGTCAACACGTTCCAAATGATCCCACAAGGACCGACCAACCTGAAGATGTATTGA
- the pigl gene encoding N-acetylglucosaminyl-phosphatidylinositol de-N-acetylase isoform X1 encodes MFDVYAPRCLQAVVSDEDDAKGRPTLHPPRASRHSLVVAFYNHPCSDAGLNLHCRNLVLGKESGTTRLKKHPARCLRCVDFQIQKLPDDPKAEWSVSLVSSIIAQHMRARSFNVVLTFDGSGVSSHANHTAIHKAVSRLAFTGQVPNDCRLLSLVTVGLLRKYISFLELPFSWLLPSSLRCIVGPQGYRRAKDAMFCHRSQLLWFRYLYIIFSRYMFVNTFQMIPQGPTNLKMY; translated from the exons ATGTTTGATGTGTACGCTCCGCGTTGTCTCCAGGCTGTAGTTTCAGATGAAGACGATGCTAAGGGCCGTCCGACCCTTCACCCCCCACGGGCTTCCCGGCACTCCCTCGTGGTTGCGTTTTATAACCATCCTTGTTCAGACGCGGGGTTAAATCTGCACTGCAGAAATCTGGTGCTCGGGAAGGAATCTGGTACTACTCGGCTTAAGAAACACCCGGCGCGTTGCTTACGCTGTGTAGACTTTCAGATACA AAAGCTTCCAGACGACCCCAAAGCAGAATGGAGCGTCTCACTGGTCTCCTCTATAATCGCGCAGCACATGAGAGCTCGCTCCTTCAACGTG GTGCTGACCTTCGATGGGAGCGGAGTGAGCAGCCATGCCAATCATACAGCCATCCATAAAGCTGTCAG CCGTCTCGCTTTCACCGGACAAGTACCCAATG ACTGCCGTTTGCTCTCCCTGGTGACCGTTGGCCTCCTCAGGAAGTACATCTCCTTCCTGGAGCTCCCCTTCAGCTGGCTGCTGCCCTCAAGCCTCCGCTGCATTGTCGGCCCACAGGGCTACAGGCGAGCCAAA gatGCCATGTTTTGCCACCGCTCTCAACTCCTGTGGTTTCGTTACCTCTACATCATCTTCTCGCGCTACATGTTCGTCAACACGTTCCAAATGATCCCACAAGGACCGACCAACCTGAAGATGTATTGA